A portion of the Enterobacter sp. SA187 genome contains these proteins:
- the ptsN gene encoding PTS IIA-like nitrogen regulatory protein PtsN: protein MMNNDSALQLSNVLNQECTRSGVHCQSKKRALEIISELAAKQLSLPPQVVFEAILTREKMGSTGIGNGIAIPHGKLEEDTLRAVGVFVQLETPIAFDAIDNQPVDLLFALLVPADQTKTHLHTLSLVARRLADKTICRRLRSAQSDEELYQIITETEGSRDDA, encoded by the coding sequence ATGATGAACAACGATTCAGCTCTTCAATTGAGCAATGTCCTTAACCAGGAATGTACCCGCAGCGGCGTTCACTGCCAGAGCAAAAAACGTGCGCTGGAAATCATCAGTGAACTGGCCGCCAAACAGCTAAGCTTACCGCCGCAGGTGGTATTCGAGGCGATTTTGACGCGTGAGAAAATGGGCAGCACCGGTATCGGCAACGGTATCGCGATCCCCCACGGTAAGCTGGAGGAAGATACGCTGCGCGCTGTGGGCGTCTTTGTGCAGCTGGAAACGCCGATCGCCTTTGATGCTATCGACAACCAGCCGGTGGATTTGCTGTTTGCGCTGCTGGTGCCGGCCGACCAGACCAAAACGCATCTGCATACGCTCTCTTTAGTCGCCCGCCGCCTGGCGGATAAAACCATTTGTCGCCGTCTGCGCAGCGCGCAAAGCGATGAAGAACTTTATCAAATCATCACGGAAACAGAAGGCTCCCGGGATGATGCTTAA
- the rapZ gene encoding RNase adapter RapZ: MVLMIVSGRSGSGKSVALRALEDMGFYCVDNLPVVLLPELARSLADRQISAAVSIDVRNMPESPEIFEQAMNNLPDAFSPQLLFLDADRNTLIRRYSDTRRLHPLSSKNLSLESAIDEESDLLEPLRSRADLIVDTSEMSVHELAEMLRTRLLGKRERELTMVFESFGFKHGIPIDADYVFDVRFLPNPHWDPKLRPMTGLDKPVAAFLDRHTEVHNFIYQTRSYLELWLPMLETNNRSYLTVAIGCTGGKHRSVYIAEQLADYFRSRGKNVQSRHRTLEKRKS; the protein is encoded by the coding sequence ATGGTACTGATGATCGTCAGTGGTCGTTCGGGATCGGGGAAATCTGTCGCCCTGCGAGCGCTGGAAGACATGGGCTTCTACTGCGTCGATAACCTGCCCGTCGTGCTGCTGCCAGAACTGGCGCGCTCGCTTGCTGACCGTCAGATTTCGGCGGCGGTGAGCATTGATGTGCGTAATATGCCGGAATCGCCGGAGATCTTCGAACAGGCGATGAACAACCTGCCCGATGCGTTTTCTCCGCAACTGCTGTTTCTTGATGCCGACCGCAATACGCTGATCCGTCGTTACAGCGATACCCGTCGTCTGCATCCGCTGTCCAGTAAAAACCTGTCGCTGGAAAGCGCCATCGACGAAGAGAGCGATCTGCTGGAGCCGCTGCGCTCCCGCGCCGATCTGATCGTCGATACCTCGGAAATGTCGGTGCACGAACTGGCCGAAATGCTGCGTACGCGTCTGCTGGGCAAACGCGAGCGTGAGCTGACGATGGTCTTTGAGTCCTTTGGCTTCAAGCACGGCATTCCTATTGATGCTGACTACGTGTTTGATGTGCGCTTTCTGCCGAACCCGCACTGGGATCCCAAACTGCGTCCGATGACCGGCCTGGATAAGCCCGTGGCGGCGTTTCTCGATCGCCATACTGAAGTGCATAACTTTATCTATCAGACGCGCAGCTATCTGGAACTGTGGTTGCCGATGCTGGAAACCAATAACCGCAGCTACCTAACGGTTGCCATTGGTTGTACCGGCGGCAAGCACCGTTCGGTGTATATCGCTGAACAGCTGGCGGATTACTTCCGTTCGCGCGGCAAAAATGTGCAATCCCGCCATCGTACGCTGGAAAAACGCAAATCATGA
- the npr gene encoding PTS phosphocarrier protein NPr: protein MTVKQTVEITNKLGMHARPAMKLFELMQGFDAEVLLRNEEGTEAEANSVIALLMLDSAKGRQIEIEATGPQEEEALAAVIALFNAGFDED, encoded by the coding sequence ATGACCGTAAAGCAAACCGTTGAAATCACTAACAAGCTGGGCATGCACGCCCGCCCGGCGATGAAACTGTTTGAACTGATGCAGGGCTTCGACGCAGAAGTTCTGCTGCGCAATGAAGAAGGGACAGAAGCAGAAGCGAACAGCGTGATCGCGCTGCTGATGCTGGATTCGGCGAAAGGCCGTCAGATTGAGATCGAAGCCACCGGCCCGCAGGAAGAAGAGGCGCTGGCGGCGGTGATCGCGCTGTTTAATGCCGGGTTTGACGAAGACTGA
- the mtgA gene encoding monofunctional biosynthetic peptidoglycan transglycosylase yields MATLKSWLWRILLVLILFWGGGIALFSFMPVPFSAVMAERQLSAWLSGNFGYVAHSDWVGMDDISPWMGLAVIAAEDQKFPEHWGFDVAAIEKAISHNERNENRIRGASTLSQQTAKNLFLWDGRSWLRKGLEAGLTLGMETVWSKRRILTVYLNIAEFGDGVFGVEAAAQRYFHKPASRLTMSEAALLAAVLPNPLRFKADAPSGYVHSRQAWIMRQMRQLGGEGFMRDQGLYQ; encoded by the coding sequence ATGGCGACGTTAAAATCCTGGCTATGGAGGATCCTGCTGGTGCTGATCCTGTTCTGGGGCGGCGGCATCGCGCTGTTTTCCTTCATGCCGGTGCCGTTTTCCGCGGTAATGGCGGAGCGCCAGCTTTCGGCCTGGCTGAGCGGAAATTTCGGCTACGTTGCCCATTCTGACTGGGTCGGCATGGACGATATTTCGCCGTGGATGGGGCTGGCGGTGATCGCCGCGGAAGATCAGAAATTCCCTGAACACTGGGGTTTTGACGTGGCCGCCATCGAAAAAGCCATCTCCCACAACGAACGTAACGAGAACCGCATTCGCGGCGCGTCGACCCTTTCCCAACAGACGGCAAAGAATCTGTTTCTGTGGGACGGGCGGAGCTGGCTGCGTAAAGGGCTGGAAGCGGGCTTAACCCTGGGCATGGAAACGGTATGGAGTAAACGCCGCATCCTGACGGTTTACCTGAATATTGCGGAGTTTGGCGACGGAGTGTTTGGCGTTGAAGCGGCGGCACAACGTTATTTTCATAAGCCAGCTAGCCGTCTGACGATGTCGGAAGCCGCGCTGCTGGCGGCTGTGCTGCCCAATCCGCTGCGCTTTAAGGCTGATGCGCCCTCAGGTTACGTGCACAGTCGACAGGCGTGGATCATGCGTCAGATGCGTCAGCTGGGCGGTGAAGGCTTTATGCGCGACCAGGGACTGTATCAGTAA
- the elbB gene encoding isoprenoid biosynthesis glyoxalase ElbB, whose protein sequence is MKKVGIVLSGCGVNDGSEIHEAVLSLLAIARNGAEAVCFAPDKSQSDVVNHLTGESMADSRNVLIEAARIARGAIQPLALASADTLDALIVPGGFGAAKNLSNFASQGAECTVDPDLKRLALAIHAAGKPLGFICIAPAMLPKIFDFPLRLTIGTDIDTAELLEEMGAEHVPCPVDDIVVDEDNKVVTTPAYMLAQNIAEAATGIDKLVARVLVLAE, encoded by the coding sequence ATGAAAAAAGTAGGTATTGTCCTTAGCGGATGCGGAGTTAACGACGGATCAGAGATCCACGAAGCCGTACTTTCTCTGCTGGCGATCGCCCGAAACGGTGCCGAAGCCGTTTGTTTTGCGCCGGATAAAAGTCAAAGCGATGTGGTGAATCATTTGACTGGTGAATCTATGGCGGACAGCCGCAATGTGCTGATCGAAGCGGCGCGTATTGCCCGCGGCGCCATTCAGCCGTTAGCCCTGGCGTCCGCTGATACGCTGGATGCGCTGATCGTACCTGGCGGTTTTGGCGCGGCGAAAAACCTGAGTAATTTTGCCAGCCAGGGGGCGGAATGCACCGTCGACCCCGATCTGAAACGTCTGGCGCTGGCGATACATGCGGCGGGCAAACCGCTGGGCTTTATCTGTATCGCGCCGGCAATGCTGCCAAAGATTTTCGACTTCCCGCTGCGTCTGACTATCGGCACGGACATTGACACAGCTGAGTTGCTGGAAGAGATGGGCGCGGAACATGTTCCCTGTCCGGTGGATGATATTGTTGTGGATGAAGACAATAAAGTGGTGACTACCCCGGCTTATATGCTGGCGCAGAATATCGCGGAAGCGGCAACCGGCATCGATAAGCTGGTTGCCCGCGTGCTGGTTCTCGCGGAATGA
- the arcB gene encoding aerobic respiration two-component sensor histidine kinase ArcB, which yields MKQIRVLAQYYVDLMMKLGLVRFSILLALALVVLAIVVQMAVTMVLHGRVESIDVIRSIFFGLLITPWAVYFLSVVVEQLEESRQRLSRLVDKLEEMRDRDLKLNVQLRDNISQLNQEISDRVKAEAERQATFEQLKIEMQEREQTQIQLEQQSSFLRSFLDASPDLVFYRNEDKEFSGCNRAMELLTGKSEKQLVNLKPQDVYSPEAAEKVLETDEKVFRHNVSLTYEQWLDYPDGRKACFEIRKVPYYDRVGKRHGLMGFGRDITERKRYQDALERASRDKTTFISTISHELRTPLNGIVGLSRILLDTELTAEQEKYLKTIHVSAVTLGNIFNDIIDMDKMERHKVQLDNQPVDFTSFLADLENLSGLQAQQKGLRFVMEPALPLPHKVVTDGTRLRQILWNLISNAVKFTLHGQVVVRVRYDAPQEMLRFEVEDSGIGIPQTEQDKIFAMYYQVKDSHGGKPATGTGIGLAVSRRLAKSMGGDITVSSVAGKGSVFSLSVRAPAVAEEVDDAFEEDEMPLPALHVLLVEDIELNVIVARSVLEKLGCSVDVAMTGKAALEMFTPGEYDLLLLDIQLPDMTGLDISRQLTSRYAAEDLPPLVALTANVLKDKQEYLNAGMDDVLSKPLAVPALTAMIKKFWDTCDDEESDVTPVDDSKSQALLDLPMLEQYLELVGPKLITDGVAVFEKMMPGYISVLESNFTARDQKGITEEGHKIKGAAGSIGLRRLQQLGQQIQSPDLPAWWNNVGEWIDEMKQEWPHDVALLKAWVANASKK from the coding sequence ATGAAGCAAATCCGAGTACTGGCGCAATACTATGTCGATCTGATGATGAAGCTCGGCCTGGTGCGCTTTTCCATACTGCTGGCGCTGGCGCTGGTGGTACTGGCGATTGTCGTGCAGATGGCGGTCACCATGGTGTTGCATGGCCGCGTTGAAAGCATTGATGTTATACGCTCTATCTTCTTTGGTCTGCTCATTACCCCCTGGGCGGTCTACTTTCTGTCGGTGGTGGTTGAACAACTGGAAGAATCGCGGCAGCGGCTCTCGCGGCTGGTGGATAAGCTTGAAGAGATGCGCGACCGCGATCTCAAGCTCAACGTACAGCTGCGGGATAACATCTCCCAGCTGAATCAGGAGATCAGCGACCGTGTGAAAGCGGAAGCGGAGCGCCAGGCCACTTTCGAGCAGCTAAAAATCGAAATGCAGGAGCGCGAACAGACGCAGATCCAGCTGGAGCAACAGTCTTCTTTCCTGCGCTCGTTCCTCGATGCTTCCCCGGATCTGGTTTTCTATCGCAATGAAGATAAAGAGTTTTCCGGCTGTAACCGGGCGATGGAGCTGCTGACCGGCAAAAGCGAAAAACAGCTGGTGAATCTGAAGCCGCAGGACGTCTATTCCCCGGAAGCTGCCGAGAAAGTGCTGGAAACCGACGAGAAAGTTTTCCGCCATAACGTGTCGCTCACGTATGAACAGTGGCTGGATTACCCGGACGGACGTAAAGCCTGTTTTGAGATCCGTAAAGTACCCTATTACGACCGCGTGGGTAAACGCCACGGGCTGATGGGCTTCGGGCGTGACATAACCGAACGTAAGCGCTATCAGGACGCGCTGGAGCGCGCCAGCCGCGACAAGACTACCTTTATCTCTACCATCAGCCATGAACTGCGTACGCCGCTTAACGGTATCGTCGGTCTGAGCCGTATCCTGCTGGATACGGAGCTGACCGCCGAACAGGAAAAATACCTGAAAACCATCCATGTTTCGGCGGTGACCCTCGGGAATATTTTCAACGATATTATCGACATGGATAAAATGGAGCGGCATAAAGTCCAGCTGGATAACCAGCCGGTGGACTTCACCAGCTTCCTTGCCGATCTGGAAAACCTCTCCGGGCTACAGGCGCAGCAGAAAGGGCTGCGCTTCGTAATGGAGCCTGCGTTGCCGTTGCCGCATAAGGTTGTTACCGACGGCACGCGTCTGCGGCAGATCCTGTGGAACCTCATCAGTAACGCCGTCAAATTCACCCTGCACGGGCAGGTGGTGGTGCGGGTGCGCTATGACGCTCCGCAGGAGATGCTGCGCTTTGAGGTGGAAGATTCCGGTATCGGTATTCCGCAGACCGAACAGGATAAGATCTTCGCCATGTATTATCAGGTGAAAGACAGCCACGGCGGTAAACCCGCGACGGGGACGGGCATTGGTCTGGCGGTATCGCGCCGTCTGGCGAAGAGCATGGGCGGCGATATCACGGTGTCCAGCGTGGCGGGCAAAGGTTCGGTCTTCTCGCTGTCGGTGCGCGCCCCTGCTGTTGCGGAAGAAGTAGACGATGCGTTCGAAGAAGATGAAATGCCGCTGCCGGCCCTTCACGTCCTGCTGGTGGAAGACATTGAGCTGAACGTGATTGTCGCCCGTTCGGTGCTGGAAAAACTGGGTTGCAGCGTGGATGTGGCGATGACCGGCAAGGCGGCGCTGGAGATGTTTACCCCCGGCGAATACGACTTGCTGCTGCTGGATATTCAGCTGCCGGATATGACCGGGCTGGATATTTCCCGCCAGCTCACCAGCCGCTATGCGGCTGAAGATCTGCCGCCGCTGGTGGCGCTAACCGCCAACGTGCTGAAAGACAAACAAGAATACCTGAACGCCGGTATGGATGATGTCCTCAGCAAACCGCTGGCCGTACCGGCATTAACGGCCATGATCAAAAAATTCTGGGATACCTGTGACGACGAGGAGAGTGATGTGACCCCTGTGGATGACAGTAAATCACAAGCGCTGCTGGATCTGCCGATGCTGGAACAGTATCTGGAGCTGGTGGGGCCGAAGCTGATCACCGATGGCGTGGCGGTATTTGAAAAAATGATGCCGGGCTATATCAGCGTGCTGGAGTCCAATTTCACCGCCCGCGATCAGAAAGGCATCACCGAAGAAGGGCATAAAATTAAAGGCGCGGCAGGATCGATTGGCCTGCGCCGTTTACAACAGCTGGGGCAACAAATTCAGTCGCCGGATCTGCCCGCCTGGTGGAATAACGTGGGCGAATGGATCGACGAGATGAAACAGGAATGGCCGCATGACGTGGCGTTACTGAAAGCCTGGGTGGCGAATGCCAGTAAAAAATAA
- a CDS encoding TIGR01212 family radical SAM protein (This family includes YhcC from E. coli K-12, an uncharacterized radical SAM protein.): MQLQKLVNMFGGDLARRYGQKVHKLTLHGGFSCPNRDGTIGRGGCTFCYVASFADETQQNHSIAEQLAYQATLVNRARRYLAYFQAYTSTWAEVQVLRAMYQQAVSQASIVGLCVGTRPDCVPDAVLDLLSEYHDAGYEVWLELGLQTAQDKTLHRINRGHDFACYQHTTRRARERGLKVCSHLIVGLPGEGQAACLDTLHRVVETGVDGIKLHPLHIVTGSTMAKAWEAGRLHGIALEDYTVTAGEMIRHTSPEVIYHRISASARRPTLLAPLWCENRWTGMVELDRYLNSHGAQGSALGRGWVQPCV; this comes from the coding sequence ATGCAGTTACAGAAATTAGTCAATATGTTTGGTGGCGATCTCGCCCGTCGTTACGGGCAGAAGGTCCATAAACTGACGCTGCATGGCGGTTTCAGTTGTCCCAATCGTGATGGCACTATCGGACGGGGCGGCTGCACTTTCTGTTACGTGGCTTCTTTCGCTGACGAAACCCAGCAGAACCACTCCATTGCGGAGCAGCTGGCTTATCAGGCCACGCTGGTCAACCGCGCCAGACGATATCTCGCCTATTTTCAGGCCTACACCAGTACCTGGGCGGAAGTGCAGGTGCTGCGCGCCATGTATCAGCAGGCGGTAAGCCAGGCCAGCATCGTCGGTTTATGCGTCGGCACCCGCCCGGACTGCGTGCCGGATGCGGTGCTGGATCTGCTCAGCGAATACCATGACGCGGGCTATGAAGTGTGGCTGGAGCTTGGGCTGCAAACGGCTCAGGATAAAACCCTGCACCGCATTAACCGCGGCCACGATTTTGCCTGCTACCAGCACACCACCCGCCGGGCACGCGAACGGGGTCTGAAAGTGTGCAGCCATTTGATTGTCGGTCTGCCGGGAGAAGGGCAGGCCGCGTGTCTGGACACGCTGCACCGGGTGGTGGAGACGGGCGTGGACGGGATCAAACTGCACCCGCTGCATATTGTCACCGGCAGCACCATGGCGAAGGCCTGGGAAGCGGGGCGTCTGCACGGCATTGCGCTGGAAGACTACACCGTCACCGCCGGGGAGATGATCCGCCATACGTCTCCTGAGGTGATTTACCACCGTATTTCCGCCAGCGCGCGTCGCCCGACGCTGCTCGCCCCGCTGTGGTGCGAAAATCGCTGGACCGGTATGGTGGAACTGGACCGCTACCTTAACAGCCACGGGGCGCAGGGATCGGCGCTGGGCCGCGGCTGGGTGCAGCCATGCGTCTGA